The following coding sequences are from one Nilaparvata lugens isolate BPH chromosome 6, ASM1435652v1, whole genome shotgun sequence window:
- the LOC120352082 gene encoding peroxidasin homolog, translating to MVGVCVARVCVFAIWCILVILSMTGSVNGQQVSCPPRCLCFKTTVRCMFLSMDKVPPIPAETTIL from the coding sequence ATGGTTGGTGTATGTGTAGCTCGCGTGTGTGTGTTCGCGATATGGTGCATTCTGGTGATTTTGTCCATGACAGGAAGTGTCAATGGACAACAAGTGTCATGCCCACCAAGGTGTTTGTGCTTCAAGACCACTGTCAGGTGCATGTTTCTCTCCATGGACAAGGTACCTCCCATACCGGCTGAAACTACAATACT